One segment of Mycobacterium spongiae DNA contains the following:
- the cofC gene encoding 2-phospho-L-lactate guanylyltransferase encodes MSGTQADGTGDVGLIVAVKRLAAAKTRLAPVFSAPTRERVVLAMLVDTLTAAAQVSSLRVITVITPDHAAAAAAAELGADVLADPTPSGDPDPLNNAIIAAEREVGKSFPNIVVLQGDLPALQTQELAEAIAAAREHKRSFVADRPGTGTAALCAFGTPLDPQFGPDSSARHRRSGAVELTGAWPGLRCDVDTPADLAAARQLGVGLATARAVAPR; translated from the coding sequence ATGAGCGGCACGCAGGCCGACGGCACCGGCGATGTCGGCTTGATCGTCGCCGTCAAACGGTTGGCAGCAGCCAAGACCAGGTTGGCCCCGGTGTTCTCGGCGCCAACCCGAGAACGCGTCGTGCTGGCGATGCTCGTCGATACCTTGACCGCCGCAGCGCAGGTCAGTTCGTTGCGCGTGATCACCGTCATCACGCCCGATCACGCCGCGGCTGCGGCGGCCGCCGAGCTCGGAGCCGACGTGCTGGCCGACCCGACGCCCAGCGGCGATCCAGACCCACTGAACAACGCCATCATCGCCGCCGAACGTGAGGTTGGGAAATCATTCCCCAATATTGTTGTGCTGCAAGGCGATTTACCTGCCCTTCAGACACAAGAACTCGCCGAGGCCATCGCCGCGGCCCGCGAACACAAACGCAGTTTCGTCGCTGACCGACCGGGGACCGGAACAGCGGCACTGTGCGCCTTCGGCACCCCGCTCGACCCGCAGTTTGGACCGGATTCATCCGCGCGGCACCGCCGTTCGGGTGCCGTCGAGCTGACGGGCGCATGGCCTGGCCTGCGATGCGATGTCGACACGCCCGCCGACTTGGCGGCGGCCCGCCAGCTCGGGGTGGGACTCGCGACCGCGCGCGCCGTCGCGCCGCGCTAG
- a CDS encoding NAD(P)H-dependent glycerol-3-phosphate dehydrogenase yields MVSTGTVAVMGAGAWGTALAKVLADAGGEVTLWSRRPEVADQVNRTRYNPDYLPGTLLPAGIRATADAAEALGGATTVLLGVPAQTMRANLEHWGGLLVDGATLVSLAKGIELGTLMRMSQVIVSVTGVDAAQVAVISGPNLASEIADCQPAATVVACSDSGRAVALQRALNSGYFRPYTNADVVGTEVGGACKNVIALACGMAVGVGLGENTAAAIITRGLAEIIRLGIALGGKGATLAGLAGVGDLVATCTSPRSRNRSFGERLGRGETMAAALSARDGHVVEGVTSCESVLALASSYDIEMPLTDAVHRVCHKGLSVDEAIALLLGRSTKPE; encoded by the coding sequence ATGGTGAGCACGGGAACCGTCGCGGTCATGGGCGCGGGCGCATGGGGCACGGCGTTGGCCAAAGTGCTTGCCGACGCGGGCGGCGAGGTCACGCTGTGGTCCCGGCGACCCGAGGTCGCCGACCAAGTCAACCGAACCCGCTACAACCCCGACTATCTACCCGGGACGTTGCTGCCTGCCGGCATTCGCGCTACCGCCGACGCCGCAGAGGCGCTCGGCGGCGCCACGACGGTACTCCTGGGAGTGCCTGCGCAGACCATGCGAGCCAATCTCGAACACTGGGGCGGCCTCCTGGTCGATGGCGCGACCCTGGTCAGTTTGGCCAAGGGCATCGAGCTGGGCACGCTGATGCGAATGAGTCAGGTCATTGTGTCAGTGACCGGAGTCGATGCGGCACAGGTCGCGGTCATTTCGGGACCCAATCTGGCCAGTGAGATCGCCGACTGCCAACCTGCTGCCACCGTCGTGGCGTGTAGCGACTCCGGTCGTGCGGTGGCCCTGCAGCGCGCACTGAACAGCGGCTACTTCCGTCCGTACACGAATGCCGATGTGGTCGGGACCGAGGTCGGCGGCGCCTGCAAGAACGTCATCGCGCTTGCCTGCGGGATGGCGGTTGGTGTCGGACTGGGTGAAAACACCGCCGCGGCGATCATTACCCGGGGCCTTGCAGAGATCATTCGGCTGGGGATCGCGCTCGGCGGCAAGGGCGCGACGCTGGCGGGCCTGGCGGGGGTGGGCGACCTCGTGGCCACCTGCACCTCGCCGCGCTCGCGTAACCGGTCGTTTGGCGAGCGCCTGGGCCGGGGCGAGACCATGGCGGCGGCGTTGAGCGCCAGGGATGGCCACGTCGTCGAGGGGGTGACATCGTGCGAGTCGGTGCTTGCGCTGGCGTCCAGCTACGACATCGAAATGCCGCTGACCGACGCCGTGCACCGTGTCTGTCACAAAGGGCTCTCGGTGGACGAGGCGATAGCTCTGCTGTTGGGTCGCAGCACCAAGCCTGAATGA
- a CDS encoding D-alanine--D-alanine ligase family protein, with protein sequence MGPRPTRPAGGDRVRVAVVFGGRSNEHAISCVSAGSILRNLDPRRFDVTAIGITAKGSWVLTDGNPDALAIADRQLPEVTSESGKELVLPVDPARAGQLVSLSPAAPPTAGEVLGSVDVVFPVLHGPYGEDGTIQGLLELAGVPYVGAGVLASATGMDKEFTKKLLAAEGLPVGAHVVLRPSRPTLNAEERARLGLPAFVKPARGGSSIGVNRVSSWDQLPAAIADARSHDPKVIVEAAVTGRELECGVLELPDGTVQASTLGEIRVAGVRGREDPFYDFATKYLDDAAELDVPAKVDDDVADLTRQLAIKAFRAIDCQGLARVDFFLTDDGPVINEINTMPGFTTTSMYPRMWAASGVDYPTLLATMVDTALARGVGLR encoded by the coding sequence GTGGGGCCGCGGCCGACGCGGCCGGCAGGTGGCGACCGGGTCCGCGTTGCCGTGGTGTTCGGGGGGCGTAGCAACGAGCACGCGATCTCATGCGTGTCCGCGGGCAGCATCCTGCGCAATCTCGATCCGCGACGCTTCGATGTGACCGCCATCGGGATTACCGCCAAAGGTTCGTGGGTGCTCACCGACGGCAATCCCGATGCACTTGCGATCGCCGATCGGCAGTTACCCGAGGTGACCTCTGAGTCGGGTAAGGAGTTGGTCCTGCCGGTCGACCCGGCGCGGGCCGGCCAGCTCGTGTCACTATCCCCGGCAGCGCCCCCCACCGCCGGCGAGGTGTTGGGCTCGGTTGATGTGGTGTTTCCGGTGCTGCACGGCCCCTACGGCGAGGACGGAACGATCCAGGGCCTGCTCGAACTCGCTGGTGTGCCCTACGTGGGCGCCGGCGTGCTGGCGAGTGCCACCGGCATGGACAAGGAATTCACCAAGAAGCTGTTGGCTGCCGAGGGGCTTCCGGTCGGCGCGCACGTCGTGCTGCGCCCGTCGCGGCCGACGCTGAATGCCGAGGAACGCGCGCGGCTGGGATTGCCCGCATTTGTCAAACCGGCGCGCGGCGGCTCGTCCATTGGCGTCAACCGGGTGTCGAGTTGGGACCAGCTGCCTGCCGCGATTGCCGATGCCCGTTCTCACGATCCGAAAGTGATCGTCGAGGCCGCGGTGACCGGCCGCGAACTCGAATGCGGTGTGCTGGAACTGCCCGATGGCACGGTCCAAGCCAGCACACTGGGGGAGATCCGGGTGGCCGGGGTGCGCGGGCGCGAGGATCCCTTCTACGATTTCGCCACCAAATATCTCGATGACGCAGCCGAATTGGACGTGCCGGCCAAAGTGGACGACGATGTCGCCGACCTGACGCGGCAGCTGGCGATCAAGGCGTTCCGGGCGATCGACTGCCAAGGCCTGGCCAGGGTCGACTTCTTCCTCACCGACGATGGGCCGGTGATCAACGAGATCAACACGATGCCGGGTTTCACGACGACCTCGATGTACCCGCGGATGTGGGCGGCCAGCGGCGTCGACTACCCCACGCTGCTGGCGACCATGGTGGATACAGCCCTTGCCCGGGGCGTGGGCCTGCGCTAG
- a CDS encoding DUF3515 domain-containing protein has translation MTSDRDADSDGPPRAWIIAALALAVAAIAVVLVVAANHQAPEKPVAIAAVPAPQATSAACHDLLAELPQRLGDYRRAAVAEPTPEGATAWRAGPQSTPVILRCGLARPAEFVVGAPIQIVDQVQWFQVTEDPGSAGSRPADAGRSTWYTVDRPVYVALTLPPGSGPTPIQELSAVIDHVMAAVPINPAQVG, from the coding sequence GTGACATCCGACAGGGATGCCGATTCGGACGGCCCGCCCCGAGCCTGGATCATCGCAGCGCTGGCGCTGGCAGTGGCGGCGATCGCGGTCGTCCTGGTCGTCGCCGCCAATCACCAGGCACCGGAGAAACCGGTGGCCATTGCGGCGGTTCCAGCTCCGCAGGCCACCAGCGCCGCCTGCCATGACCTGCTGGCAGAGCTGCCGCAACGACTCGGCGACTACCGGCGAGCGGCCGTTGCGGAACCGACGCCGGAGGGCGCCACCGCCTGGCGCGCCGGGCCGCAGAGCACGCCGGTGATCCTGCGCTGCGGGCTCGCCCGACCGGCCGAATTCGTGGTCGGTGCGCCCATCCAGATCGTCGACCAAGTGCAGTGGTTCCAGGTGACCGAAGATCCGGGGTCCGCCGGCTCGAGGCCGGCAGATGCCGGTCGGTCCACCTGGTACACCGTGGACCGGCCGGTGTACGTGGCCCTCACACTTCCGCCGGGATCGGGGCCCACACCGATCCAGGAACTCTCCGCGGTCATCGACCACGTAATGGCGGCCGTGCCAATCAACCCTGCTCAGGTGGGCTAG
- a CDS encoding thiamine-phosphate kinase, which yields MRDDTSGKSPTLEQLGEFAVIDRLVRGRRLPGAVVVGPGDDAAVVSAGDGRTLVSTDMLVQDRHFRLDWSTPHEVGRKAIAANAADIAAMGGRATAFVVGFGAPAGTPVDQVGALVDGMWEEAGQIGAGIVGGDVVRCPQWVVSVAVLGDLDGRAPVLRSGAKAGSVVAVAGELGRSAAGFALWRSAMAGFDDLRRRHLVPQPPYGQGVAAAAAGAEAMIDISDGLIADLRHIADASGVGIDLSTAALAADYTALTEAAAAVDADAWTWVLGGGEDHALAACFAGPVPVGWRVIGKTVEGPARVVVDGHPWRGYAGWQSFDRPGD from the coding sequence ATGCGCGATGACACATCGGGGAAGTCCCCGACCCTGGAGCAGCTCGGTGAGTTCGCGGTCATCGACCGGTTGGTGCGGGGGCGCCGACTGCCCGGCGCGGTTGTGGTCGGACCCGGCGACGACGCCGCCGTGGTGTCTGCTGGCGACGGCCGCACGCTGGTATCCACGGACATGTTGGTGCAGGATCGGCACTTCCGCCTCGACTGGTCTACACCTCACGAGGTGGGGCGCAAGGCGATCGCTGCGAACGCGGCCGACATCGCGGCGATGGGTGGGCGGGCCACCGCGTTCGTGGTGGGGTTCGGAGCGCCCGCTGGGACCCCAGTGGACCAGGTCGGCGCTTTGGTCGATGGAATGTGGGAGGAGGCTGGGCAGATCGGCGCCGGAATCGTCGGCGGAGATGTGGTCAGGTGCCCGCAGTGGGTGGTGTCGGTGGCGGTCCTGGGCGATCTCGACGGCCGTGCTCCGGTGTTGCGCTCCGGGGCGAAGGCCGGCTCCGTAGTCGCCGTCGCCGGTGAGCTGGGCCGATCGGCTGCGGGGTTTGCGCTATGGCGTAGCGCGATGGCGGGATTTGACGATCTGCGGCGGCGCCATCTGGTGCCGCAACCGCCATACGGGCAAGGAGTGGCGGCCGCGGCCGCGGGGGCTGAGGCGATGATCGACATTTCCGATGGTCTCATTGCCGATCTGCGCCACATCGCCGACGCATCGGGTGTGGGAATCGACCTGTCCACCGCGGCGCTGGCCGCCGACTACACCGCGCTGACCGAAGCCGCCGCGGCCGTCGACGCCGACGCATGGACGTGGGTGCTGGGCGGCGGCGAGGATCACGCCCTGGCTGCCTGTTTCGCCGGTCCGGTGCCCGTCGGATGGCGCGTCATCGGCAAGACGGTCGAAGGACCGGCCCGGGTTGTCGTCGACGGCCACCCGTGGCGGGGATATGCCGGCTGGCAGTCGTTCGACCGTCCAGGCGATTGA
- a CDS encoding uracil-DNA glycosylase, translated as MTARPLNELVEQGWAAALAPVADQVTQLGQFLRDEIAAGRRYLPAGANVLRAFTFPFDQVRVLIVGQDPYPTPGHAVGLSFSVAPEVSPLPRSLANIFDEYTADLGYPSPSCGDLTPWARRGVMLLNRVLTVRPNNPASHRGKGWEPVTECAIRALVARSQPLVAILWGRDASTLKPLLAAGDCVAIESPHPSPLSASRGFFGSRPFSRTNELLAEMGADPVDWRLP; from the coding sequence GTGACCGCGCGTCCGCTGAATGAACTCGTCGAGCAGGGGTGGGCAGCCGCGTTGGCGCCCGTGGCCGACCAGGTGACTCAACTCGGGCAGTTCCTGCGCGACGAGATCGCCGCCGGCCGCAGGTACCTACCCGCAGGGGCGAATGTGTTGCGCGCCTTCACTTTCCCGTTCGACCAAGTGCGGGTGTTGATCGTCGGGCAAGATCCATACCCGACACCTGGACACGCGGTCGGCCTCAGCTTCTCGGTCGCCCCCGAGGTGAGTCCGCTGCCGCGCAGCCTTGCCAACATTTTCGACGAATACACCGCCGACCTCGGCTATCCGTCGCCCTCCTGCGGCGACTTGACGCCCTGGGCACGCCGCGGAGTGATGCTGCTCAACAGGGTGCTCACGGTGCGACCCAACAACCCCGCGTCGCACCGGGGCAAGGGCTGGGAACCGGTCACGGAGTGCGCGATCCGCGCGTTGGTCGCACGGTCACAGCCCCTGGTGGCGATCCTGTGGGGGCGCGACGCGTCGACGCTGAAGCCATTGCTGGCCGCCGGCGACTGCGTCGCGATCGAATCGCCACACCCGTCGCCGCTCTCGGCGTCGCGCGGGTTCTTCGGTTCGCGGCCGTTCAGCCGCACCAATGAGCTGCTCGCGGAGATGGGCGCCGATCCTGTGGACTGGCGGTTGCCCTGA
- the rpmB gene encoding 50S ribosomal protein L28: MAAVCDICGKGPGFGKSVSHSHRRTSRRWNPNVQIVHAVSRPGGNKQRLNVCTSCIKAGKVTRG; this comes from the coding sequence ATGGCCGCTGTGTGCGATATCTGCGGGAAAGGCCCCGGCTTTGGCAAGTCGGTGTCGCACTCCCACCGCCGCACCAGCCGCCGGTGGAACCCCAACGTCCAGATCGTGCACGCCGTGAGCCGCCCCGGCGGCAACAAGCAGCGGCTCAACGTCTGCACGTCCTGCATCAAGGCCGGCAAAGTCACCCGCGGCTAG
- a CDS encoding DAK2 domain-containing protein codes for MGTWDRQLDAAALRDWAHTAVSDLIVHIDEINRLNVFPVADSDTGANMLFTMRSALAEADSAASAAADAAARSDIARVAAALSIGALNGARGNSGVILSQILRGIADVTGRAAADSGEALREIDASVLAAALWRGVELVVASMGGQEVPGTIVSVLRAAAGAVDQCARGGEALTQAVAAAGDAAVVALEKTPEQLDVLADAGVVDAGGRGLLVLLDALCSTISGHAPNRSVYEPSPRVPAPDATAEHGVPYFEVMYLLAGCDAAGVDELRGRLEELGDSVAIAAAGSGSYSVHVHSDDPGAAVEAGIAAGRPSRIAISALISGASGLPAGSWTRERAVLAVVDGDGAADLFAGEGACLLRRDCDAPTPGAASVADVSARQLVRAVVDTGAAQVMVLPNGYVAAEELVAGCTAAIGWGVDVVPVPTGSMVQGLAALAVHDPGRQAVDDGYTMARAAGGARHGSVRIATEHALTWAGSCEPGDGLGIAGDEVLIVADSVAAAATGLLDLLLASGGDLVTVLVGAGVTDCTGDAGDDPAALNGILETHVHDHHPGTELVTYLTGHRGDVLLIGVE; via the coding sequence GTGGGCACGTGGGATCGTCAGCTGGACGCCGCGGCCCTACGCGACTGGGCACATACCGCCGTCAGCGACCTGATCGTCCACATCGACGAAATCAACCGGCTCAATGTGTTCCCGGTTGCCGATTCCGACACCGGTGCCAACATGTTGTTCACCATGCGATCGGCGCTTGCCGAGGCCGATTCGGCAGCTAGCGCGGCCGCTGACGCAGCAGCCAGGTCCGACATCGCCCGGGTCGCGGCGGCGTTGTCGATCGGTGCCCTCAACGGTGCGCGCGGCAATTCAGGGGTGATCCTTTCCCAGATCCTGCGCGGCATCGCCGACGTGACCGGACGCGCAGCCGCCGATTCCGGAGAAGCGTTGCGCGAAATCGATGCCTCCGTGCTCGCCGCGGCCTTATGGCGTGGTGTGGAGCTGGTGGTTGCCTCGATGGGCGGCCAGGAGGTCCCCGGAACCATTGTCTCGGTGCTTCGGGCCGCGGCCGGTGCCGTTGACCAGTGCGCCCGCGGCGGTGAGGCGCTGACCCAGGCGGTCGCCGCCGCCGGTGACGCAGCGGTCGTGGCATTGGAGAAGACTCCCGAGCAGCTGGACGTGCTCGCTGACGCCGGGGTGGTGGACGCCGGTGGACGCGGGCTCTTGGTGTTGCTGGACGCGTTGTGCTCGACAATCAGCGGGCACGCGCCCAACCGGTCGGTGTACGAACCGTCACCGCGTGTGCCGGCCCCGGACGCGACCGCTGAACACGGTGTCCCCTACTTCGAGGTGATGTACCTGCTGGCCGGCTGTGATGCCGCCGGGGTCGATGAGCTGCGAGGGCGTCTTGAGGAACTGGGTGACTCGGTGGCCATCGCGGCCGCCGGGTCCGGCAGCTACTCCGTGCACGTCCATAGCGACGATCCGGGTGCCGCCGTCGAGGCGGGAATCGCCGCCGGGCGGCCGAGCCGGATCGCGATCTCGGCGCTGATATCCGGTGCCAGTGGTCTACCAGCGGGCAGCTGGACTCGGGAACGGGCCGTGCTGGCCGTCGTCGACGGCGACGGGGCCGCTGACTTGTTCGCTGGAGAGGGTGCCTGCCTGCTGCGACGGGATTGCGATGCTCCCACGCCCGGCGCGGCATCCGTCGCCGACGTCAGTGCCCGCCAGCTGGTGCGGGCCGTGGTGGACACCGGGGCCGCACAGGTCATGGTGCTGCCCAACGGCTATGTCGCTGCCGAGGAATTGGTCGCAGGTTGCACCGCGGCCATTGGCTGGGGCGTCGATGTGGTGCCCGTGCCGACCGGGTCCATGGTGCAGGGGCTCGCCGCCCTGGCCGTGCATGACCCGGGGCGCCAGGCTGTGGACGACGGCTACACGATGGCCCGCGCCGCTGGCGGCGCCCGACACGGGTCGGTGCGCATCGCTACCGAGCACGCGTTGACCTGGGCTGGCAGCTGTGAGCCGGGCGACGGCCTGGGGATCGCGGGCGACGAAGTGCTGATCGTCGCCGATAGTGTTGCCGCGGCGGCCACGGGTCTGCTCGATCTGCTGTTGGCATCCGGCGGCGACCTGGTGACGGTGCTGGTCGGTGCCGGTGTTACCGACTGCACCGGCGATGCCGGCGACGATCCCGCCGCCCTGAATGGCATTCTGGAAACCCATGTGCACGACCATCATCCGGGCACTGAATTGGTCACCTACCTCACGGGTCATCGCGGTGACGTGCTGCTGATCGGGGTTGAGTAG
- the recG gene encoding ATP-dependent DNA helicase RecG produces MVAHNDRLDYVVGAKAAANLDEVFGIRTVDDLLRHYPRSYTEGATAVAADGERPLAGEHITVVDTITGAFARPMKKVPKKKFLRLTVGTGRNRVNATFFNANYIMKDLTKGTKVMLSGEVEYFREALHLTHPAFLILDSPDGKNRGTKSLKSIADASHATSSEQVLSALERRFFPIYPASTKMQSWDIFACVRQVLDVLDPIPDPIPADLLARHGLISEDRALRAIHLAESEPERELARQRLTFDEAVGLQWALVTRRHGESSESGPPAPSRPDGLAAELSRRLPFELTVGQREVLAVLSDELAATRPINRLLQGEVGSGKTIVAVLAMLQMVDAGYQCALLAPTEVLAAQHLQSIRDVLGPLAMGGQLGGADNATRIALLSGSMTAAQKKQVRAEIASGEAGIVIGTHALLQDAVDFHKLGMVVVDEQHRFGVEQRDRLRAKAPTGITPHLLVMTATPIPRTVALTVYGDLETSTLRELPRGRQPITTNVIFVKDKPAWLERAWQRIVEEVAEGRQAYVVAPRIDETDESGDGQAGSRPTETAEGLFARLRCGELANLRLALMHGGLAADEKDAAMTAFRAGEVDVLVCTTVIEVGVDVANATVMLVMDADRFGISQLHQLRGRIGRGAHPSLCLLASAVAPGSSAGRRLRAVAETMDGFALADLDLKERREGDVLGSNQSGKAITLRLLSLADHRVFIESARDFCTHAYEEAQRDGSGGAHPGLAVLAARFTDTDRIEYLDKS; encoded by the coding sequence GTGGTCGCACACAACGACCGATTGGATTACGTCGTAGGCGCCAAGGCGGCGGCCAACCTCGACGAAGTCTTCGGCATCCGCACCGTGGACGACCTTCTGCGGCATTACCCGCGCAGCTACACCGAGGGCGCGACCGCCGTGGCTGCCGATGGAGAGCGACCACTAGCCGGTGAACACATCACCGTCGTCGACACCATCACGGGCGCGTTCGCCCGGCCCATGAAAAAGGTCCCCAAGAAGAAGTTCCTGCGGCTGACCGTCGGTACCGGGCGCAACAGGGTGAACGCCACGTTCTTCAACGCGAACTACATCATGAAGGACCTCACCAAGGGCACCAAGGTGATGCTGTCCGGGGAGGTCGAATACTTTCGGGAAGCGCTGCATCTGACCCACCCCGCGTTTCTCATCCTCGACTCGCCAGATGGAAAGAACCGGGGCACAAAGTCGCTGAAAAGCATCGCCGACGCTTCCCACGCCACCAGCAGCGAGCAGGTGCTGTCGGCGCTCGAGCGCCGATTTTTTCCGATCTATCCGGCCAGCACGAAAATGCAGAGTTGGGACATCTTCGCGTGTGTGCGCCAGGTGCTCGACGTCCTCGACCCGATACCCGATCCGATACCCGCCGACCTGCTCGCCAGGCATGGCTTGATCTCCGAGGACCGGGCGCTGCGCGCCATCCATCTGGCCGAGAGCGAGCCCGAACGGGAGCTGGCACGGCAGCGGCTGACATTCGACGAAGCCGTCGGCCTGCAGTGGGCACTGGTAACCCGGCGTCATGGTGAGTCTTCGGAATCCGGACCCCCAGCGCCGTCGCGACCGGACGGCCTGGCCGCCGAGCTGTCGCGGCGCTTACCTTTCGAGCTGACCGTGGGACAGCGCGAGGTGCTCGCGGTACTTTCCGACGAGCTCGCGGCGACCCGCCCGATAAACCGCCTGCTGCAGGGTGAAGTCGGGTCGGGCAAGACGATCGTCGCAGTGCTGGCGATGCTGCAGATGGTCGACGCGGGCTACCAGTGTGCGCTTCTTGCGCCGACGGAGGTCCTCGCCGCTCAACACCTGCAGTCGATCCGCGATGTGCTGGGCCCGCTGGCAATGGGCGGCCAGCTGGGCGGGGCCGACAACGCGACTCGCATCGCCTTGCTGTCCGGCTCGATGACGGCCGCTCAGAAGAAGCAGGTCCGCGCCGAGATCGCCAGCGGTGAGGCGGGGATCGTCATCGGCACCCATGCCCTTCTTCAGGATGCGGTGGACTTTCACAAGCTTGGCATGGTGGTGGTCGACGAGCAGCACCGATTCGGTGTCGAGCAGCGAGATCGGTTGCGCGCCAAGGCTCCCACCGGAATCACACCGCACTTGTTGGTGATGACCGCGACACCCATACCGCGCACCGTGGCGCTCACCGTCTACGGGGATCTGGAAACCTCGACGTTGCGTGAACTCCCGCGTGGCCGCCAGCCAATCACCACCAACGTCATCTTCGTCAAGGACAAGCCGGCCTGGCTCGAACGTGCATGGCAACGCATCGTCGAGGAGGTCGCCGAGGGACGCCAAGCCTATGTGGTGGCGCCCCGCATCGACGAGACGGACGAGTCCGGAGATGGCCAAGCCGGCTCTCGGCCCACCGAGACCGCCGAAGGGCTGTTTGCCCGGCTTCGCTGTGGTGAGCTGGCCAACCTTCGGCTGGCGCTCATGCACGGGGGACTGGCAGCCGACGAGAAAGATGCCGCGATGACGGCCTTTAGGGCGGGTGAGGTCGATGTGCTGGTGTGCACCACCGTCATTGAGGTGGGCGTCGATGTCGCCAACGCCACTGTGATGCTGGTGATGGACGCCGACCGGTTCGGAATCAGCCAGCTCCATCAGCTGCGCGGCCGCATCGGCCGCGGTGCGCACCCGAGTCTGTGTCTGCTCGCCAGCGCGGTGGCACCGGGCTCGTCCGCCGGTCGGCGGCTGCGCGCCGTCGCCGAGACGATGGACGGATTCGCGCTTGCCGACCTGGATCTCAAAGAACGTCGGGAAGGAGATGTCTTGGGCAGCAACCAATCCGGCAAAGCAATCACCTTGCGGTTGCTGTCGCTGGCCGATCACCGCGTTTTCATCGAGAGCGCTCGCGACTTCTGCACGCACGCCTACGAAGAGGCCCAGCGGGACGGTAGTGGTGGCGCCCATCCCGGCTTGGCGGTGCTGGCAGCGCGATTCACCGATACCGACCGCATCGAATACCTGGACAAGTCGTGA
- a CDS encoding HNH endonuclease family protein, giving the protein MTHRMLLWLAAAAVVAVVVAYQVLGSSMAQHAEQSAARADVPTVQPGTDVLAGIPVVPRRMHRYDYRRAAFGDAWHDNNDAPGGHNGCDTRNDILDRDLVNKEYVSIKRCPHAVATGTLRDPYTNATIAFQRGAKVGQSVQIDHIVPLSYAWDMGAYEWEDPERLRFANDPANLLAVQGRANQDKGDSPPGEWMPPNSAFACQYAMQFIAVLRGYSLPVDAASTGVLRRAAGTCPTADG; this is encoded by the coding sequence GTGACCCACAGAATGCTGCTGTGGTTGGCGGCCGCCGCTGTGGTTGCAGTGGTGGTCGCCTATCAGGTGCTGGGGTCATCGATGGCTCAGCACGCGGAGCAATCCGCGGCGCGGGCTGACGTCCCAACCGTGCAACCCGGTACCGATGTGCTCGCCGGTATCCCAGTAGTGCCGCGGCGGATGCACCGCTATGACTACCGCCGGGCGGCGTTCGGCGACGCGTGGCACGACAACAACGACGCGCCTGGCGGCCACAATGGCTGCGATACCCGCAACGACATCCTCGACCGCGATCTGGTGAACAAGGAGTATGTGTCAATCAAGCGTTGCCCGCATGCGGTGGCCACCGGCACGTTGCGCGACCCGTACACCAATGCCACTATCGCTTTCCAGCGAGGCGCCAAGGTCGGCCAATCGGTGCAAATCGATCACATCGTCCCCCTCTCGTACGCCTGGGACATGGGGGCATACGAGTGGGAGGATCCGGAGCGCCTGCGGTTTGCCAACGACCCAGCCAACTTGCTGGCGGTCCAGGGGCGGGCTAACCAGGACAAGGGCGATTCGCCGCCCGGGGAGTGGATGCCGCCGAATTCTGCCTTCGCTTGCCAGTACGCGATGCAGTTCATCGCTGTGCTGCGGGGATACTCATTGCCGGTGGACGCAGCGTCGACCGGCGTGTTGCGGCGGGCCGCGGGCACGTGCCCGACCGCAGACGGTTAG